One Nitrosomonas sp. PY1 DNA window includes the following coding sequences:
- a CDS encoding long-chain-fatty-acid--CoA ligase, with amino-acid sequence MTSNYQLLLKQIWHTTLVNAADRPIIYHDRYRSNYRQTYARINRFAAAMAASNIKQGDVIAVMDHDSHRYLECYFAIPMYGAVMMTVNSRLTPAQIIYTLNHSQAILLLLHTDFIPVIESIRSQLTGIRKIIVLSDGDALPFTSLSLDDEYENWLKDRSDHFVFSDFDENTRATVFYTTGTTGLPKGVFYTHRQLMLHTLAAGMALAMPAREQRFHAGDVYMPLTPMFHVHAWGIPYIATLLGVKQVYPGRYTAESLLRLIIQERVTFSHCVPTILKMILVTAQAVGADLRGWKVVVGGSALSRDLARQALDMGIDCFSGYGLSETAPILTLAQLIEEPDHTISPMHEDASMIQRCSAGRAIPLVDIQIINEATQLQVRDGRSNGEIAVRAPWLTQGYLNDSEASVTLWQGGYLHTQDIGTMSADGYLYITDRLKDVIKVAGEWVSSLEVENALASVAGVREVAVIGIPDSRWGERPLALLVVDSAMFDESAVQQQIRSLVSQGVISKHALLTQLKQVECIVKTSVGKVDKKALRCEHGVVHR; translated from the coding sequence ATGACTTCAAATTATCAATTGCTTCTCAAACAGATCTGGCATACGACATTGGTTAACGCGGCAGATCGACCAATCATCTATCACGACCGGTATCGCTCGAATTATCGCCAGACCTATGCGCGCATCAATCGATTTGCTGCCGCGATGGCTGCATCGAATATCAAACAGGGCGACGTTATTGCGGTGATGGATCATGATAGTCACCGCTATTTAGAGTGCTACTTTGCAATTCCGATGTACGGAGCTGTCATGATGACCGTCAACAGTCGGTTGACGCCAGCACAGATTATCTACACCTTAAATCATTCGCAGGCCATATTATTATTGCTGCATACCGATTTCATACCGGTTATCGAAAGTATTCGATCGCAATTGACTGGAATACGTAAGATTATTGTGCTGAGCGACGGTGATGCGCTACCGTTTACTTCGCTGAGCTTGGATGACGAATACGAAAACTGGTTGAAGGATCGGTCTGATCATTTTGTTTTTTCCGATTTTGACGAAAATACGCGAGCTACGGTTTTTTATACCACCGGTACGACCGGATTACCCAAGGGTGTTTTTTATACTCATAGACAGTTGATGCTGCATACTCTTGCGGCAGGTATGGCGTTAGCGATGCCGGCGAGAGAACAACGGTTTCATGCCGGCGATGTATATATGCCGCTAACACCGATGTTTCATGTGCATGCTTGGGGGATTCCCTACATCGCCACGTTATTGGGCGTCAAGCAGGTTTATCCGGGGCGCTACACGGCTGAATCGTTGTTGCGGTTAATTATTCAAGAACGCGTAACGTTTTCGCACTGTGTACCGACAATATTAAAAATGATCTTGGTGACGGCACAAGCGGTTGGTGCCGATTTGCGCGGCTGGAAAGTGGTGGTGGGTGGTTCGGCGCTATCGAGAGACTTGGCCAGGCAAGCATTGGATATGGGAATTGATTGTTTTTCCGGTTATGGTTTATCTGAGACAGCGCCAATTCTGACGCTGGCGCAATTAATCGAAGAACCTGACCATACGATTTCTCCAATGCATGAAGATGCCTCGATGATTCAACGTTGCAGCGCCGGTCGTGCGATTCCATTGGTAGATATACAAATTATCAATGAAGCGACGCAACTTCAGGTTCGTGATGGCCGCAGTAATGGTGAGATTGCAGTACGCGCACCGTGGTTGACGCAAGGCTATCTGAATGATTCCGAAGCCAGCGTTACTCTTTGGCAAGGAGGGTATTTACATACCCAGGATATCGGTACGATGAGTGCGGATGGCTACTTGTACATTACTGACCGGCTTAAGGATGTGATTAAAGTGGCAGGAGAATGGGTATCGTCGCTGGAAGTGGAAAATGCCCTGGCTTCCGTTGCTGGTGTCCGGGAAGTTGCGGTGATCGGAATACCGGATTCACGCTGGGGGGAAAGGCCGCTGGCTTTACTGGTGGTGGATTCGGCAATGTTTGACGAATCTGCGGTGCAGCAACAAATTCGTTCATTGGTTTCGCAAGGTGTGATTTCCAAACATGCGTTGCTGACCCAGCTCAAACAGGTGGAATGCATTGTTAAAACCAGTGTCGGCAAGGTCGATAAAAAAGCATTACGTTGCGAACATGGAGTTGTTCATCGTTAA